The Amycolatopsis sp. DG1A-15b genome window below encodes:
- a CDS encoding LacI family DNA-binding transcriptional regulator, with the protein MTTQPPTLEDVARVAGVSRATVSRVVNSVRNVDPKLRETVERAIADTGYVPNRAARSLVTRRTGGIALVVSEPERHVEAFTGGVFGDPFFGRVVEGVLAHLRPEGLHPLLMLVDSDEEREKLVPKLRQEQVSGVLLISLHPAEDPLPRMLTGAGVPTALFARPARPAPVCYVDVAHQDGARLAAGRLVSRGCRRVATIAGPAGTPAGQDRLAGFRDAMARHGHAYVAVAEGDFTEQGGERAMERLLAEDPELDGLFVANDLMAYGALTVLREAGKRVPDDVAVVGFDDSRVALSCRPRLTTVRQPVEEMGAMMARMVLDRIADPALRAESVIFDPELVVRDSA; encoded by the coding sequence GTGACGACGCAGCCGCCCACCCTGGAGGACGTCGCGCGGGTCGCCGGGGTTTCGCGCGCCACGGTGTCCCGGGTGGTGAACAGCGTGCGCAACGTCGACCCGAAGCTGCGTGAGACGGTCGAACGCGCCATCGCCGACACCGGGTACGTCCCGAATCGCGCGGCCCGCTCGCTGGTCACCCGGCGCACCGGCGGGATCGCGCTGGTCGTGTCCGAACCGGAGCGGCACGTCGAAGCGTTCACCGGTGGCGTGTTCGGCGACCCGTTCTTCGGCCGGGTCGTCGAAGGCGTGCTCGCGCACCTGCGCCCGGAGGGGCTGCACCCGCTGCTGATGCTCGTCGACAGCGACGAAGAGCGCGAGAAGCTGGTGCCGAAGCTGCGCCAGGAACAGGTGAGCGGCGTGCTGCTGATCTCGCTGCACCCGGCGGAAGACCCGCTCCCGCGCATGCTGACCGGCGCGGGCGTCCCCACGGCGTTGTTCGCGCGGCCGGCCCGCCCCGCGCCGGTCTGCTACGTCGACGTCGCCCACCAGGACGGCGCCCGGCTCGCGGCCGGCAGGCTCGTCTCGCGCGGCTGCCGCCGTGTCGCCACGATCGCGGGCCCGGCGGGCACCCCGGCTGGGCAGGACAGGCTGGCCGGGTTCCGCGACGCGATGGCCCGCCACGGTCACGCGTACGTCGCGGTCGCCGAGGGCGACTTCACCGAACAGGGCGGCGAACGGGCCATGGAGCGCCTGCTCGCCGAGGACCCCGAGCTGGACGGGCTCTTCGTGGCCAACGACCTGATGGCCTACGGCGCGCTGACGGTGTTGCGCGAGGCCGGCAAGCGGGTCCCGGACGACGTGGCGGTGGTCGGCTTCGACGACAGCCGGGTCGCGCTCAGCTGCCGCCCCCGGCTCACGACGGTCCGCCAGCCGGTCGAGGAGATGGGCGCAATGATGGCCCGGATGGTGCTCGACCGCATCGCCGACCCGGCCCTGCGCGCGGAGTCGGTGATCTTCGACCCGGAACTGGTGGTCCGGGACTCGGCCTGA
- a CDS encoding DinB family protein translates to MLETQRKPVPRNDGGELDTATAFLSFARECVLKKTDGLSEEQLRRVLVGSGTTLLGLVHHLTFAERVWFGHHVAGDPDPGDVGMDVPDGLTAPEVLAGYRAAIEASDAAIRAAGDPDTPLAVPIDGKSHTLRWVLAHMTSETARHAGHADILREQIDGVTGR, encoded by the coding sequence ATGCTCGAGACCCAGCGGAAACCCGTGCCGCGCAACGACGGCGGTGAGCTCGACACCGCGACGGCGTTCCTGTCGTTCGCCCGCGAGTGCGTGCTCAAGAAGACCGACGGCCTGTCCGAAGAGCAGCTGCGCCGGGTCCTGGTCGGCTCGGGCACCACGCTGCTCGGACTGGTCCACCACCTGACCTTCGCCGAGCGGGTCTGGTTCGGCCACCACGTGGCGGGCGACCCCGACCCCGGGGACGTCGGAATGGACGTCCCCGACGGGCTCACCGCCCCCGAGGTCCTGGCCGGCTACCGCGCGGCGATCGAGGCGAGCGACGCGGCGATCCGGGCCGCCGGTGACCCGGACACGCCCTTGGCGGTGCCGATCGACGGCAAGTCCCACACCCTGCGGTGGGTGCTCGCGCACATGACGAGCGAGACCGCCCGCCACGCGGGACACGCCGACATCCTGCGGGAGCAGATCGACGGCGTGACCGGCCGCTGA